A region of the Notolabrus celidotus isolate fNotCel1 chromosome 18, fNotCel1.pri, whole genome shotgun sequence genome:
CCCATGTTcggggtctttcttcattctgacCACTCGTGTGTTGATCGACCTTTTCAGCCCTCTCACAGAGTTCTGGACAGGACTCTCTGTCTGTTGTTTCCCACTCCTATTAAGACTCTGTTCCAGCTCATTCACAATGACAGTAACATGAAGGACTTCATCTgtctatgcagatgacacatcGCTCTTCTCTTTTACATCAACACTGATCTCTTGTTGAACTCAGGCCATTGAATCAGCAGACAAATTCTCCTTCTGGTTCactgcatgtcactccccattctctctctcttcagttgtcctatctCATCTAGGCaaccccccaaacacacacacacacacacacacacacacacacacacacacacacacacacacacacacacactaaccccCTCCCATGTATGACTTGTCTCCTGAAGGTGTGCCTATCAGATTGACTGGTGTCGGGTCTGGTCAGTGTAAAGGGAGAGTAGAAATCTTGCATGAAAGGACCTGGGGAACAGTCTGTGATGACGGATGGGACCTGAACGATACCATGGTGGTGTGCAGACAGTTGAGCTGTGGTCCAGCACTGAGCGCCCCTCCGTCGGCCCACTTTGGTGAAGGAAGTGGACCAATCTGGCTCGATAACGTTGCCTGTTCAGGAGGAGAGAGTTCTGTAACGGACTGTGGACACAATGGATTCGGCCAAGAAAATTGTGGTCACAGTGAAGACGCCGGTGTGGTCTGTTTAGGTGAGAAAACTTTTTGATGACGTGTCGATGATCCCCCTCTGATCACAGCTGAGCTAGTTTCACACGAAGCACCTCAGTCCAGTTCAGTTGTATTTATCAAGATAAGCTTTGTGCTTGTTTTATCTTTGTCATGAACAGAACCAAAGATGGAGGATGGTTTGTAGATGTTGCTGGAAAAGTGACGCTGAATACCCTGAGCATTGATAACTTCAGGGCTTCAGACAGTGTTGCTTTAAGAAGCCGCCATCAAGGGCTTTAGTCTCTAGTGCGTTGTCAATGTGTGAGTTGGAAGTGTATGGAGGTAAGTGACTCAGTCCCAATCCAGGGGCTGCAGGCTTGGAGGGCTGCAGCCCCTGGATTGGGATGaagttcagtttgtttgttgccCGTCTTAACTGTTGCATCTCCAAACCAAATCTGCTGTCGCTCATTTCCAGAAATGGCTGCTCCGTCCTTCAGCGCCGTGGTGATGGGTAGGAGCGTAGCAGTGGTGGAGAAGAAGCTGTGTTGGTCTGATGCTCTGTTCTACTGCAGAGACTACTACTGGGACCTGCTCAGCATACGCagtgaggaggagcagagggaggtggaggaggtgctAAAGAGCGTCTCCTTCCCCCTCACTGAGCGTGTTTGGTTGGGCCTGCGCAGGTAACAGGACCGTTTCACAAAGGGTGAAGGATGTTCCTCATATTAGTTGTGTTCCTTGGACTATCATTTATTCATGGTATTTGataaaatgtctttatgttGCTGTCACGattaaaatcacatcaaataTGGATTGAAAGTGCTTGAGCTCTGCTCAGGCTTGTATGAAAACCTGGTTCCAGTAGCTCTCATGCCACTTTAAAGCTCAGATGTCAAGGCCTCATTTTTAGGGACTTGATGGGTGACACCTGGTTCTGGATGTCTGGTGATCCCATGGATTTCAACTACTTGGAGACTCAGTCCACCTGGGAAATCACCAGTCCATGCGGTGCCATGGACAGCAGCGACAGCTACCACTGGGGGGATCGTCCATGTGGAGAGCACCTTCATTTCGTCTGTTTGAAAGGTGAAGGTTCAGCCTTTGTTGTATTCAGACTGTACTTGAAGAGGGTCTGGTGGTCTCTATCTGTAGAACAAGGGGGTCAGGTGTAGTAGGAGTGTTTTTAATGAATCAGAATCCTCAGAGTTAGTTGACTTTtcacctcttcttctgtcttcacaGACATCCAGAGAGACAACGAGAGATTGGAGttctacagcagcagcagaccatAAACGCAGCACCAAGAGAAAATCACTCTGCTGGACCGTACAACGACCTTTACTGATACGTCAATAATACACCTTCTTCTTTTTGaccttttgaaggtcataactTTCTGTGATCATATAAAATGTGATAAAGTACGTCACATGCAGAGACCATATAGTTTTGCTGTGGTGTAGCATAGGTTGATGTTGCCTTCAACACAAGCTGTGTCTTCAGTTTAGGATAGTtagaagattgattgattgatttgtttatcttttgttgttggTCTTCTCAGTCTCTGTTACAGGACTGTTGGGCTAAGGACTTGATGAAGCTTGAGTTGCTCATGATGTTTTTGTAGTGCACAAGTCAATGAACTTAAAagattgcacctttaaataaacgTATGTGATTGATAAAATGATGATGCAGAGAAGTTTTAAGGttaaggccctgtgaggagttttgaactggctgagaaacagactgaaaatgatactgatgcctctttagcACATTCAATAGCAatcaagtccatcagcagcaacactgacaccttctccgTTGTCATTTTTGATGCCTGAAACctccctgagggggtaggtttcaggccagatgatggacatctcgcttcagaaacagactttattccactgttttcatggaaaatatcacattgcctgataaagtcgactgttaaaagacaacaggaggaggtatttgttgaaaacactacttttgcatgtataggacaagagataagaggtatcgctttgtccacaagggggcaccagaatcaatacaaaacaaaagttcctcacagcagctttaaagtactTTCTTAGTTCTGCTTCTGTAAATCCTGTGTTTCCCACAGTTGTTAGTTCTGGTTAATATGGCCATACCACTTATacatatatactatatatatactctactctctccatctttctttctttcaatttttCAGACTACttaaaaaagtatttctttgtttctctctttctttctttctccgtCTGTTAGGCAGGTCCTGTGTGCACTTGGTGAGGATGGTGTTTTAGAGGTAAAGGTTTGAAATGAGGAGTTATTGTTGAGTGGTAgtgggttgtgtttgtgtgtgtgtgtgttatttattcactgtaaaaaatattgagatAGATTATTAAGTACTCTATTTTGGACTGTGGCATGAATAAAGTCTGAAAAAAAGTCTCTCtccgtctttctttctttctcattctGTGTCAAAGGTACAGTAAGAAAGATAAGTCAAAGTGTTAGCTGTTAAACTTCCTGATAGGTCAGGCCAAAATGGCCATTtacagttgaggccaaaatgatttgccccccttgtgaaatgagataaaacccttgatttctccatgaaaatgaccgttaagaacaagtgtttatagtttatttgtttccaaaacaacaaagtcaaaatgttcactatgtttgattaGGATATTATATTGATgtaatgaattgaaacaagagaaggtaaaaatgacatgtccaaaattattagccccctgacCATTAGCAGTCAATAGTgcaccctttctgagccacacctgtaacaacctcttcaagtagttctttacaaggttggcacatgacTCTTTAGATATGCACATTACTTCGACTATGTGACACAAAAGGACAAGAATTTGACGGTGAAGTATAGACTGTGCCCAGGACAGAAACAACTGTCCACCGCAACAAACTCCACGTCCAATCTGTCCAAACACCTGCAGAGGCAACATGCTAATACAAAGCTGGTGGCTAAAGACCCCCCCGATCCAGAGTGATGCACAAGATAACAGCAAGACGCCGGTTAAGCAGCCCAGCCGGTTAACTTGTCCCCGTCGACAGTGGAGTCACCGACTTTTCGCAACATACTGGGCAAAATACAGGTAACCGGGAGCGGACGGGGGATGGCCTAACACCATCACAAACGAAGAGCTCTGGCAAACCacacaacaagaacaaatagaaacacaaataagacGCAGGAAATGGGGCTGGATCGGGCACACCTTGAGAAAACCATCCTCCAACACAACCAGGCAAGCCTTAACCTGGAACCCCCAGGGGAAAAGAAAGCCGGGAAGACCCAAAAACAGCTGGAAAAGGTCTGTCGAGGCAGAACTCAAGGAGAAAGGAACATCTtggaaggaagcagagaagatCGCTCAATGCCGAACCAGCTGGAAGAAGTTCATAAATGACCTATGCTCCCCCAAGAGCCAAAGGGTTTAAGTCAAGGGAGCGGACGGCCACCGTCAGAAGTAATCGACTATCTGAAGTCAGGGTCAGAGTTTGAGATCCTGCACCATTTCCCAACAATTAAGACTATATCCATGAAATATAACACAGCAACATCTTCGAGTGCACCAGTTGAAAGACTGTTTAGCCTGAGCAGTCTTGTGCTGACTCTGAGGAGGAGTAGGTTGTCTGAGAAAAGGTTTGAAAGACTCCTCCTCATGAGGTATAACCACTTCTTTGAGAAGCATGTTCAGTAAGAAGCCATGATTTGGTGAGTGAGCTACTGTATACGAGTGTTGAGCCTGTTAAATCGAAGTTAATGTTATTTCTCATATGCacagctttttttcttaaaaggtCTCCTTGTTCAAAATTGTGATAGATGCCAGCATCTCTAATTGCATTGCAATTTTGGTTATTAACATTTCTAGCATATATTAATATGATGTTGCGTGTTTATAAAACAGGTGgtgatttattgtattttaaagacACCATGTTTGAAGTTGCTTGTCTCGTGTTCTTAAAcaagaaacagacatttaagagtttcccatttttaaaatcatattgtTTTGAGACCAGCCTACAGTGCCTGTAGCCTATATTTTGACTAGTGATGGCgagatgaagcctcatgaggcatcgaaccacttgagccaattggttcgagaaagggttcattactcgaagcttcatgtgcacacgaCACCACCTACTGGCCAAGTGTATAATCGCAGGCAGCTGGATCTTAACCACatgtgtgatgcattgaatttgtgtgtctgttatgGGGATTactatgaattacaaaaaatgtatgaccaaatAATTCATCTACATAAATgatcatatatgtgtatgataaaatatattttgaatgtATGCTGTGTGTAAATTTACCACAAATGGTAgtatcatatgatatggcaggttgtgtaataatgtttttctgtcactttaggcAGAGGATAGTGAAAGTGCTTGTGGAACTAGGAGAAATCTTCCTCTTCCTAGCTGGCTCCATCTTACCTGTCCTTCTCCCCTCACTCTCCTAAATctccaaactctctctctctctctctctctctccaaactaTCTCCAAACTATATAAACGCTATCCAAACTCCAGTATCCAAACTATCAAAACTCTATCCAAACTCTCAACTGACCGCAACTCTCCTTCAACAACCCACATTTTGAATGGAGCCTGAGGGGTTTATATTGCTGTCAAACCTCCCGGCAAAATCTGAACCACTTCCCGaagcagtcacgtggtacagccGTGCAGCGAGGCTTCGGACGTCATCATTTTCGGctcctcccctcaatgaagcaagcCTCGATACACGCTTCGCGGAAACGCCCCCTCCATTACTCGACACACGCTTCGAAGCCTCGGCACATCTCGTAACATCACTCATTTTGACCCATTTTTTCTGTCTAATGATGTTTGAACTGACAACTCTGCTGTTGCATTTATTATATATTAAGGAGCATAAGAGGTAGACCTTGTGTTTCCTTCTTTAACTAGTATTTGTGCTGATGAAGACATATGTAAGATTTAAGTTTATATGCATCTAAGGTCATTTTATGGATTATTGCAAACGTAATGTAACTAGTAGTGTAACTAGTTACTTTTAGCAGATAGTAACTAAGTAAAGTAATATATTACTTTTCTAAAAAGTAACTAGTAATATGTAATGCATTACTTTTTCTGAGTAACAACCCCAACACTGGTCCCGACAGGGTGGGTGGGTATGGTGGAGGTAGGGAAGGGGGGTGGTTTTGAATATAATtttcctctgttgttgttgtttttgttcttttagtgTTACTCGCTACATCTGTTGACTTGtatgtatctgtgtgttgttgtttttttcttaatttaattgaaaaggaggaaaatatctgtaacattgaatgttttattattgccacctcaataaaaaaaaattcaacataaaccagctgactgctcaggtgtgttttgaccaagggagaggttccggtggctggtggtgaggctttcagcagtgtgactgccccctggtggctggctgcagtataggtcaaaaaatctccACACGACactagtctgttgttatcaaaaaAGGATTGAGCACACGGACATTGAATTGGGAAgtcggttatgctaaaggggtcagagctaacttcctactacaaccaagggagaagttccgttggctggtggtgaggctttcagcagagtgtctgccccctggtggctggctgcagtataggtcaaaaagtcaaactttaaaaaataaatacacgtcgtacgaatgtctctcacatccatatgctgtggtgatatgtagttagtatctgagtgttttgtgttcaaggcctctttttcctgaaaagtttatttttcgttagttattagaggttaaaaaacggggttttacttcctgtttcctttgattcacagccgccgtggagtgaaacttcaaaggacacacagcgtcttgtgatgtcacgctgtagggcggagcttattacagtggcttcacaggctctggctgcacaatggcggcgcccaggagcgggattttttggcttcagaaccgtacaatgggaagaggcggTCTATGGTTTTGAAAGCAAAAATTCACATGGGGGCTAATATTTTTGACCACCCCGTTTTTcaatatatttgatataaagcttgcctaaaaatgtattttactttccaaaatgtaccaaagctaccaaATAGCACCTTTGAATTATTGATTATataaagttttatcaatgatgcaaacattgggcagaatttaaggaaaatgttccattaTTTctggggggctaatcattttggccTCGACTGTATATGAGCAGGAGGAACAGACTGGAGAGTTCTGTGGACACTGATGTCAGGCTGATTTTTTATTGGATGTTGAAAACCCGACTGAGAACAGATTTTAATTTCTACAGTCTGACACAGAAGCTTGACCAGTTTAAAGACACGTGGTGTCTGAATGATGTGCTGTGttcagtggaggaggagaagctgctCTTTGGACATTTACTGAGTTcaacttgatttaaatgtttattttgtaatgTGATGATTTTTTGAGCGCTTACTGTTACCACTACTGTTTTTTTGGACCTGTGAGCAAAcaaaagagctttaaaaataaaaaatctttctttctttctttcaaacatGTATTCATACTGCTCTGCTCCTTCAGGTAAAGGGTGTTGTTACTGTACACatttctcttcttctacttctgaAGCTCACTCTATAAAACACTCAGCTTCCTCCATATGCCTTTCAATCAGTCTGACTTTGTCTCTTAGGGGGCGTGTCCACTGCTGGAGTTCTTAGCGCCAGTAGCGCCCACGACCTCATTTTCTGAGCGTTTCCTGTTGCTGGGTTACCAAAAGTTGCTTCAGGTCACTTCTCTTCTTTTGCAAAGACtttaacaaagtaaatgcaGTTACCAAACCTGATGCTGTGTTGACCAGGTTGGTTTGTCAAAGTTTGTAAGTAAGTTTGATCTTCTTAAAGGGTACTTGCGGGTTCCTCTGTCCCCTAGGGCAAAGGAGATCTCAGCTTTCATTACACCCTCTGGTTTGCTTTCCTATGAGGTAATGAGTTTTGGCCTGaggaattaataataattatgtcatgtaaacatgttcttaaataataaaaaagactgtatgttgctttatggaatgcataaCATATGAAATGTAATACAATTATGATTGACATATCTCCAAATACCTTATgtacctgctgtatcaattttgatacacacatttcaacatggtttgactataaatgaagtaatgaaatattaattagtttaacattgcatcaatccagtaattattcctcttgaagtttcagaaacaatttgaaagtttttttcttccaaacttttttgaaaattgGTAAAAATAcctggagtgggtctctgatccacagctgacattttggatgtctctgTGAcatccttctggtgcatgaattactcacacctggtggattatccatgCACTGCATGTgtctgattgtatacatcagattttttcagaaacaatatatcacactgatgatgtagaggtctcaaaaaactgatgtatcaaatatgatatgcTTGGCGTTACAGGGTTAAGGCTGGAAACAAGTCTGCTGCAGCACTGctttcacagacacactcacctcCATGATTGAGGCCTTCAGTGAAGCAAGGCGACTTCATGATCAGCAGCACTTTGTTTTGGTCCTGGTGAACACTGTGTGAACATGCAGCTCATCATTAAAGCCAGAATTCCTCAgttttggtgtttgtttgtgttcatagAAACTGAGGGCTGCTTTACATGACTTATGGAAATAAAGGGCAGAGGAAACGAAGACAGAAACTTTTTGGTTTGCATTCAAACAACCCCCAGTGATTTGCATCCCTTGTGTGTCTCCTCTGTAATATATCCCTAAGAGCTTCAATTATTTACAGTCAACCTTTGTGCTTCGTGGTGTCAGCAGCATGGTCGGGCCAGAGACGTGCAAGAATGTTTTCTGTGAGTAAATCTTTAAATGAAATGACAGAACAATCAGATGTGTCAGTCTTTAGTTAGACTGGATTCAGAAACCTGGTGTTTGTTGAGGCGAGACTTAATATCCAGCAAGTTTGCCTAAAAGCAGGCATTACCAAACTGATAATCTGCAGGTTTTTGAGTCATCtcaacaaaagaaaattaaataaaacaaaaaaagatgagttaaaaactgtaaaagtaaATCTGTGAACTTCCTGGTTAACATTCAGAATAGTATAAATGTGTCTGCTGTAGAAAGAGTCCTCTTGAACTTGTTTTCTGTGGACACTAAATCCACACAACTTCACCTTCAGTGTAGCTTAAAGAAACATTCTGTAGACTTTAATATGAAAGTCCTGTTTGGAAATGTGTGCTTGTATCTCACTCTGTTCCACATGCTTCCTTCCTTGAATTTTGGGAACAGCTGTCGAGTAAAGGGAGATAACTAAACGCTCTTTTGAGACTTTATCATCAGATTTACTGTAAAATGATGTAACATGAGAGTGAATGCAAAGTTAATATCAGCTCTAAtggagtcttttttttctgttttaaagttgtgttcatCCATGTGTTGGTGGTCTCTAGCTTCACAGGTAAGACCCAGCCTATCTCAAAGAATAGAACCTGTATTTAAAGCTGATCTAAATGCTCTGTAGTCTGGTACGGAGGTCTGAGAGACTACAGGGTTAATAAACAGGGTAGGTCCACAGCTAGGGATCGTATAAAACCACTTTAAGGTTTTTATACAAAGTACCCATGAGTCTTGAGGATTTGGTTCTGAGTTATTAAGACTCAGTCCACACAAACAGATATTCCTAAAAACTGATTTTTCCTCCTCTatgttaagagaaaaaaaaatcctgtccaCACTAGCTGTGTTTTTGAGTGTTTCTCTGTCCACACGACACGGGTGAAAACCAATACTTgtggttttatcttttttttataaattttgaattgtaaataaatcaatgttttcaTCATATTTCTTCAATAACTTCCATGTTTCATGACAGATTGTCCTCAAATCAATATTTGTAATGAATACTCACTTGGAGGAATGAGACACACAAGCATTTGTCCAATATTTatggttttatctttttttttctataattatttaattctaaaaaacattaatattttCATCATGTTTCTTCCATAACTTCCATGTTTTATGACTGACCGTgatcaaatcaatatttaaaatactcACTTTTCTCTACCTGGTTTCTCTGACTCTCCTGAATCTGTTACCTGTATGGGCGGGGCTTCAGAGTTAATAAAGGCGGCCAGCTCACCCGCTGCAAATCTTTTCGGAACAAGGGCGCTGACTGCAGCATGTGAATGCCCCTGTAGTCCTGATAGTTTGTGCTGTGTGCTTGAAATGTAAATGtcctttatttaaagctggggttggtaatcagatttagatcaactttttgttatactggttaaaatgatctttatgtcctgatggcaatcaatacataatgtgttcttaaaaaagagcgaagaaaagctgctatctacagccggagtaaacctgggaaaacaccaaccaatcagcttttttgggtgccaaaattttaaaccattcaaatcccgtcctgccgttctgcccgcctcctgcgtgtactcctcgtccccgtctcctgccgctgcttcccctgcctctactgactgcccctctcgctcaacctcgggcctgtcccctccgaccagatgaggtggtttgtttgggactgtagtccggatcagagtctaaaaagctctcaccacgggggctctgacaagcagaagaattaatgacatttactaagtcctacagaaatgtacatgtattgtagcgtccgtccgtacgctgtagggatgacgagccgattcgtgaacacgt
Encoded here:
- the LOC117830411 gene encoding macrophage mannose receptor 1-like is translated as MAAPSFSAVVMGRSVAVVEKKLCWSDALFYCRDYYWDLLSIRSEEEQREVEEVLKSVSFPLTERVWLGLRRDLMGDTWFWMSGDPMDFNYLETQSTWEITSPCGAMDSSDSYHWGDRPCGEHLHFVCLKDIQRDNERLEFYSSSRP